A segment of the Streptomyces sp. L2 genome:
CTCCTCGATCTCCTCGCGGGACTTGAAGCTGAAGATGCGCAGGAACTTCGAGACGTCACGGTCGTCCGCGTTCACCCAGAACTGGTAGAACGCGTACGGCGTCGTCATCTCGGGGTCCAGCCAGACAGTGCCGGACTCCGTCTTGCCGAACTTCGTGCCGTCCGCCTTCGTGATCAGCGGCGTGCCCAGTGCGTGCACCACGGCGCCCGGGTCGACCCGGTGGATCAGGTCGGTGCCGGACGTCAGGTTGCCCCACTGGTCGCTGCCGCCGGTTTGCAGCGTGCAGCCGTGACGCCGGTACAGCTCCAGAAAGTCCATCCCCTGCAGGATCTGGTAGCTGAACTCCGTGTAGCTGATGCCCGCGTCGGAGTTGAGCCGACGGGAGACGGCCTCCTTGGCGATCATCTTGTTGACGCGGAAGTGCTTGCCCATGTCGCGCAGGAACTCGATGGCCGACATGCCCTGGGTCCAGTCGAGGTTGTTGACCATGATCGCCGCGTTCGGACCCTCGAAATCGAGCAGCGGCTGGATCTGCGCACGCAGGCGCTCCACCCAGCCGGCGACGACCTCAGGAGAGTTCAGCGTGCGCTCGGCCGTCGGTTTGGGGTCGCCGATCAGGCCCGTGGCACCCCCGACCAGGCCCAGCGGGCGGTTGCCCGCCTGCTGGATCCGGCGCATCGTGAGAATCTGCACGAGATTCCCCAGGTGCAGGCTGGGCGCGGTCGGATCGAACCCGCAATAGAACGTGACAGGGCCGTCCGCGAACGCCTTGCGCAATGCGTCCTCGTCCGTGGAGAGGGCCAGGAGCCCGCGCCACTTCAGCTCGTCGACGATGTCCGTCACGGTTCTCGTGTCTCCTCGGTGATCTTCGGGCAGTCGGGTGACAGCCGACTACGAGGTTATACGCCCTGGCTGACAGAGCTCATGTTGAAATCGGGGATCCGCAGCGCGGGCATCGCGGCCCGCGTGAACCAGTCGCTCCACTCGCGCGGCAGCGTCTTCTCCGTCCGCCCCGCCTCCGTGGCCCGGCCCAGCAGGTCCACCGGCGACTCGTTGAACCGGAAATTGTTCACCTGCCCGGTCACCTCGCCGTTCTCCACGAGGTAGACGCCGTCCCTGGTCAGCCCGGTCAGCAGCAGCGTCGCCGGGTCGACCTCGCGGATGTACCACAGGCAGGTCAGCAGCAGCCCGCGCTCGGTACCGGCGACCATCTCCTGGAGCGAGCGGTCCGTCCCGCCGTCCAGGATCAGGTTCCCCGGCGCCGGGGCGACCGGCAGCCCGGTCAGCGCGGCACTGTGCCGGCTGGTCGTCAGATGCCGGAGCACGCCCTCGTCGATCCACTTGGTGGCGCGTACGGGCAGCCCGTTGTCGAACACCGACTGGTCGCCGTCGGAGGAGTGGGCGACCGCGAACGACGGGCACTCCAGACCGGGCTCGTCCGGGTCGCTGCGCAGGGTCAGCGGCAGCTCGGAGAGCCGGTCGCCCACGCGCGTGCCCCCGCCGGGCTTGGAGAACACCGTGCGACCCTCGGCCGCGTCCCGGCCCGAAGCCGACCACATCTGGTAGATCAGCAGGTCCGCCACCGCGGTCGGCGGCAGCAGCGTCTCGTAGCGGCCCGCGGGCAGCTCCAGGCGCCGCTCGGCCCACCCCAGGCGTACGGCCAGCTCGGCGTCCATCACTCCCGGGTCGACGTCCTTGAAGTCCCGCGTGGAGCTGCCGGCCCACGCCGATCGCGTCCGGTCCGGGGACTTGGCGTTCATCTCCAGCGTGCCGGTCGGCTGGTCGTGCCGCAGCCGCAGGCCCGTCGACGTGCCCACGTACGTCGACACCAGCTCGTGGTTGGCGAAGCCGTACAGCTCCCGGCCGCCCGCACGCGCGCGTGCGAACGCCTCGCCGAGGGCCGGGGCGAAGTCCGCGAACACGGCGGACGAGGTCTCGGCGGGCACGTCCGCGAAGTCCGGCGACTCGGGCACCCCCGACACCAGCGGCCGCGCGTCCTCGGCCGCTCCGGCCCCGCGCGCGGCGGCCTCCGCGGCGCGTACCAGCGGCTCCAGCTCCTCCGCGGTCACCGCGGACCGGGACACCACACCGGAGGCGGTGCCCTCCTTCCCGTCCACGGTGGCGATCACGGTGAGCGTACGGCCGCGCGTCACGCCGTTCGTCGTCAGCGCGTTGCCCGCCCAGCGCAGGTTGGCGGTCGACTCCTCGTCGGCGATGACGACACAGCCGTCGGCGGTGGACAGCTCCAGGGCCCGCTCGACGATCTCGTGCGGCTTGCTGCTGCTGGCGCTCATCGACCGGCCTCCTGCGTGGTGTTCAAGATGTTGACGCCCTTGAAGAGGGCGGAGGGGCACCCGTGCGACACCGCCGCGACCTGCCCCGGCTGGGCCTTGCCGCAGTTGAAGGCGCCGCCCAGGACGTACGTCTGCGGACCGCCGACGGCGGCCATCGAACCCCAGAAGTCGGTGGTCGTGGCCTGGTAGGCGACGTCCTTCAGCTGACCGGTGATCCGGCCGTTCTCGATCCGGAAGAAGCGCTGCCCGGTGAACTGGAAGTTGTACCGCTGCATGTCGATCGACCAGGACCGGTCCCCGACCACGTAGATGCCCCGGTCGA
Coding sequences within it:
- the tyrS gene encoding tyrosine--tRNA ligase codes for the protein MTDIVDELKWRGLLALSTDEDALRKAFADGPVTFYCGFDPTAPSLHLGNLVQILTMRRIQQAGNRPLGLVGGATGLIGDPKPTAERTLNSPEVVAGWVERLRAQIQPLLDFEGPNAAIMVNNLDWTQGMSAIEFLRDMGKHFRVNKMIAKEAVSRRLNSDAGISYTEFSYQILQGMDFLELYRRHGCTLQTGGSDQWGNLTSGTDLIHRVDPGAVVHALGTPLITKADGTKFGKTESGTVWLDPEMTTPYAFYQFWVNADDRDVSKFLRIFSFKSREEIEELERQTQERPQARAAQRALAEELTTLVHGADQTAAVIAASRALFGQGELAELDERTLAAALAEVPHIRVAEPAPVVDLFAEVGLVASKSAARRTVKEGGAYVNNVKVAAEDAVPAKEDLLHGRWLVLRRGKKNLAAVEVGSA
- a CDS encoding metallopeptidase TldD-related protein, encoding MSASSSKPHEIVERALELSTADGCVVIADEESTANLRWAGNALTTNGVTRGRTLTVIATVDGKEGTASGVVSRSAVTAEELEPLVRAAEAAARGAGAAEDARPLVSGVPESPDFADVPAETSSAVFADFAPALGEAFARARAGGRELYGFANHELVSTYVGTSTGLRLRHDQPTGTLEMNAKSPDRTRSAWAGSSTRDFKDVDPGVMDAELAVRLGWAERRLELPAGRYETLLPPTAVADLLIYQMWSASGRDAAEGRTVFSKPGGGTRVGDRLSELPLTLRSDPDEPGLECPSFAVAHSSDGDQSVFDNGLPVRATKWIDEGVLRHLTTSRHSAALTGLPVAPAPGNLILDGGTDRSLQEMVAGTERGLLLTCLWYIREVDPATLLLTGLTRDGVYLVENGEVTGQVNNFRFNESPVDLLGRATEAGRTEKTLPREWSDWFTRAAMPALRIPDFNMSSVSQGV